TTTGTTATTTTACAACAACAGAGTGAGACAGAGTGTTCATATTATGAAGACGGGGACGTGTGAGTTTGGTTTAGAAAGTAAATTCCATCATCCAAATTCAGCTGGTGATTCCATTCTTGCACCGGCACCTACATTTTATTCCATGGTCAGTCTCATACGGTTCCTTTTCAGCCATACATAGGGGTGTCTACCAGCTATTAAGTTTTAAGACTTTTTTTTTACACCATAGTCCTGCCTCATTTTTAGGTCTTAATATTTTACAATTGCAAGGACACAAACATTGCTAGTGAACGTCATACCTTCTAGAATTTGTTGGCAAATTTAATAAAAATGGATGAATCAGTTCTATCTATTTTCTGGATTTCGCAGATGTTCACATAGTTTTACACCATTGACCTGCCTCATTTTTAGTTCTTATCATTTTACAATTGCAAGGATGCAGACATTGTTAATGACGTCTTAGCTGCTCGAATTTGTCGACAAATTTGATAAGCAATTTAGTAAAAGTGGATGAATCAGTTCTAGCTATTTTCGGGATTTtttagatgtgtacatagttgtacaccattgtcttatcttattttatGTATCATTTCTTAATTCTCTTTATAAACATTAAGTATTTTTACATCGGGTCCATGTCTTGTGTAGCTTATACAGCAACTGTGTGTTGCACACCTGTTGATTcttgatgtgtacataattgtacacatactgatttttaatgtgcacatagtcGTACACCTGTAGATCCTTAATGCGCACAGTACCTTACTATTGGCTTTAGATTTCTGTTTATTCATTGGAAAATGCATGGATAAGTGCATGGATAAGTGAATGAAAGAAAGGCTACTGAAGAACTGCTATAGTCACCactttgaaaaacaaaagaagaacgtATATGGTAAATATGAGTAGttgaatttaattttttgtaTTACAAGTATGTATTTGACTTTAGGGCCCAACAATGTTGCTGTAACAGCTTGTGCTACACTGCTACTAGTGCACATTCAATTGATGATGCTGCAAGGATGATTCAGTTTGGAGATTCAAATGTAATGGTAGCTGGAGGAACATAATTCAGTGATGCTTTATCTATAACAGGATTTTGTAGGTAGTGATCATCCATTTAAAAACCCTTCTTTTGCTCTCTGTCAGTCTCATATACCCATGATTTGCAATATCAGCTACAACCAAATTAACGTATCTTATTCAAggtgacagttcattcttcgtaCTTCATATgaatatttcttttttttcttttgtcattcCCTTTTAATATAGTGACACTACACTCTATATTGAATATTAGTTCAAATATTGCAATCTGGTCTCTTATAATTTTTTGTCAGTGTGGCATGCATATATGGCAAGTGTTATATGGATATCAATATCTGCTAGCTTAAAAATGATACATATATTATTTATGGCAACCAGTCAAcaatctttttttatttcttggatATCGAATCAGTGCTATGAGTCACTGGCTGTTGGTTATGACaaaaattacatgtgtacatattggtacacTTGTAAAATAAGTGTGCATTGTTGTGTACACGTGACaaaaattacatgtgtacataatAGTGCAGCTGTAATACAAGTGTACATTATTGTGCACATGTGATAAATTTCAAGCTGGTGGACAGTGGACATTTATCGCATAAGATTACGTAAGCGTAAATTCCTACTAATTACTATGGTTATCAGAtttaattttattcaattttcaatttatctCTTtggcgattttttttttgtactggCTATAGGAGGTGTATATTATTATACACCATTTATACGCGATGCACATAAAagtgcattttttttttgtacttgttATACGAGGTGTGTTTGACCACATAAACATGTACATGCATATATAATGATGTGTACAAGCTGGTGCACATGCGGAGAAAATGGGGGCACAAGATTATGCTTGCATAAATAACTGTGTACAAGTTGGTGCACCCTGGAAAAAAAATGAGGGCATAAGTTTATAACGGCTAGGTTACAGTAGCACTTGTATTTCAGTGTTTCTGGTGATTGGGTTTCATTTAGTATTAACATTATTGATAGCTTGATTTTGCCAGAATGGCTGGTTATGGGTGTGGATGGTCTAGTGCTCATGCAACTTTCTGGTACTATGGGTAAGAAAGCAAGCTCTATAAATTTATGGTTTCACATGTTCAATGTTACATTTTCTTAATAGACTTTTGGGAAATTTTGATTATTTAACAGTCaggaacaacaaatgcagaaCTTTTGAGGGCCTCACTTAGTCCAGTAGAGTACATTGCCTCACTGTTTAACTCAGAAGATGAGTTGAAGATGATAGAGGAGGTTGTGAGCACATTTTCTTTTGAAATCACCTTATGTTGCTATGCTTGCATTCCAAGATGCTGCAACACGGTGCAAGGTATATTTGGTTCCTATTCTGATTCTAATCTAATGTTGGTTTCCGCTGATAACATCATTGTGTTCACTAGGTTTCTTAGTTGAATTTGACTAGTACATCCTTCGTTTCACAAATATACTCTGTCGGAGGATTAGCCTAACTACTGATGTAGCTTGTTTGTTTGTACTTTGCTATGCATACAGTGGTTTTATATGTATTAAAtttaagaaatcacaaacatcaaaTGGCTTAGTTAACGCATTTGACATGTATTGCGTAAGGGTCCTAATGAAAACTTTATTAGGTGTTTGTAGGGGCGTACATATTGGTATACCTATGTAATTCCATGTAAAAGTAGGTTTGTGTCCAGTTATCAGTAATTGTAGGGGTGTAAATATTGGTGCACCAGTGTAATTCCCATGAATaaataggtttgtgtgtggttataAATGATTGATTTTATGCATATTTTGGAGGGGTGTACGTATTGGTGCATCCGTGTGATTCCCATGAATaagtaggtttgtgtgtggttatgaataatcaattttatgcatgttttgaaggAGTGTGTGTACATACTCACATGATAAAGAAGGTTTGGGCATGATTTGCAAGGATGTACATATTAAAATACTAGTAATATATTTTCCATGAGAAAATAGATTTGCGTGTGGTTATGAATAATTGGTTTTATGCGTGTTTTGCAGGGGTAAACATGTTGGTGTATCAGAGTAACTCTCATGAAGAAGTAGGTCCGAGTGGGTGTATGAGTGACTATTTTCATGCAtgttttgtaggtgtgtacaaaATGGTGCACATGTGAAAAACTGATTGCATAAGCTTATGAATTTCTgtgcatgattttttttttgtacacaGTTAATTGAGCGATAATTAAATTTTTAAAAACTCAAAATTATATAgacatatgggtactctttttgtagatttcggaaagagctttccaaatatgtaaagtttgtgaatttttgaTGAACGGTGTGAAAGATAaatcatttttaaatattttttatattatttaaaattgctgacatcatcgtGGATCACTTTGGACCAAACCGTAAATATTTGGACTACATTGTAATTATGAAGGTTATttgtgtattttccatattttaaataatttttggactaaactgtacctAGTTAACTCTGAATGGACTAATCTATACTTTTTGGcgcgtttttggactaaaccgtttttTTCCCTTACACAAAAAGTTGTGGGTTGTTTCCGGCTGACATagaaaaggctacgggaatgccaaaggcgcctggtcggtTGACGATTATACAAAAGGCTGTGGGTTGTTtccggctgacaaatttacaaaaggctacgggaatgccaaaggcgcccggtcggctgacgaTTATACAAAAGGCTGTGGGTTGTTTCCGGCTGacatacaaaaggctacgggaatgccaaaggcgcccgatcggcTGACGATTATACAAAAGGCTGTGGGTTGTTTCCGGATGACATATAAAAAGGCGACGGGTTGATATGCTCATCTGATCGGCCACAGATATACAAAAGAAGGCGACGTGTTGCTCCGCGCATACGATCGGCCACAGATATAAAATAAGGCGACGAGTTGATATGCTCATCCGATCGGTCACAGATATACAAAAAGGCGACGGATTGATATGCTCATCCGATCGGCCACAAATATAACAAAAGGTGACGGGTTGCTCCGCGCATCCGGTCGGCCACAGATATACAAAAAGGCGACGGGTTGATACGCTCATCCGATCGGCCACGGATATACAAATATGCGACGGGTTGGTATGCTTACTTGATCGGCCACAAATATACAAAAATGGAAACGGGTTGCTTCGCGCATCAGATCGGccacaaatatacaaaaaaaagCGACGTGTTGCTCCGCACATCCGATCAGCTACAGAAAAGAGAGGAGCACGCAAAGAGGGATCGCGTTTGCCTACCTTGGGAAAGGAAAGGGAAAGGCGAAGCATATGGACTTACCTCAATTACAAGGGGTTTACCCCTCGCCTTGAAGGCGCGTTTTGCCTACCCAGACATAATCATGAAAAATACGCACCTCCATTATTTACCCCCTCTAAACACACCCAACCACGCGGAACGGTCAGAGAAAATAAAAGAGCGGGGCTAAGTAAAGATTACACCTTGTCTTCACCATCCATTCCTGAGACTCTCAAATTGTGCTAGCAATATAATCCAAAGGTCCAAGAAAACGTTCAGTCATTTCGTGCAAGAATTCGCGGAAAATACTTATCCAAAACGCTCATCGCGCATGTCAGCAGCTTCTTGCAAAAAACTATCTCGTTTTATAAACCCCTCAAACTCGCAGACTGGGGACTCGACTCGAGAAGACAGTACAAGGGACACTAGAATGGAATGCAATATGTTTATCGGGTTATTTGACAAttaacccaatagtcaggggactaatgttgatacatgaaaaatattaccccttagtCGGGTTAGTGTGCCCCCGAAGGGGAGGCAAACCCAACATGAAACATggagacttggggactaaagctCAAGTCCACTAAGAAATTATCCataagatggaaaggacaagggaggaattaataggaaagaaggaggttgtattagagaaggaatgtcattagtagtaattaaggaggtttaggacatgtgacaTGATATCATAAAAGAAGGAGCTTctgaaaagtctatataaggaggcATATAGTACAATAGAAAAGGGTgtcttctctctctctttctctctcttgggAATTGGGTGTGTTATGGGTAGGACTTGTAGAACCAAGATTAAATTCACCCTTCAACAgtcgaaataaaaaaaaattacttgggATAGTTGTTCCTTTGTAAGATATTAAATctaaattacttcggtagtttcTGATTTAGTGTAGCTTATCAAAAGTGGTATGTTAGACCTCCAATTCATTTAGGGTCTTATAGGTTGTATCGGAagggctactctatattcggtagttatatgaactatcttgactaccgattatggtaggatatTTTGCAAAGAGAgccactgtataatcggaagtcaggatatcttcatttactaccgattataggctcaaccaaaattcaaaaaatagagtattttggcaaaatctcattttggggcggctctatattcgggagttaaataacctaaattcactaccgattatggtaccaTTTTTGCCAAAGGTATATTGTATAATCGGGAgtcaagataactttatttactaccgattataggctccgccaaaattcaaaaaatagagaaTTTTTGCAAAATTTCATTTTGGGGCGACTCTATATTCGGGAGTTAAATAACCTtaattcactaccgattatggtgcCATTTTTGCCAAAGGTCTACTTTAATCGGGAgtcaagataactttatttactaccgattataggataatcaaaattcaaaagatagaggattttattttgggaatactttatattcggaagttaTATAAACTAAATTGAATCCCGATTGTGGATTAACTTCCGATTGTaaaattatctaccgattgtgaaggGTAGTTTGGCCATTAAAAAAACGAGAGATAAGGGATAGCTACATTTTACGTTTgggtgaatttttttgtctttttgtgtctcccctaattcttttggggtcgcccctaaaTATGCCAGGATATTTATATTGAAAAGTATTTATCTAAACATAAAAAAGTAAAGCATTGATCAAAGAAGAAACATATCATGTTGTGTGGTATACATACTACGTATTTGAATAACAtatatgttcggattgaatatctgCCTAACTTACTTTTAGGAGGAGTAAAGTTATTATTATTCAAATGCTTCAACATCGACATTTATTTTAGAATATTTGGAGGACTTTTTGTTACTGAAGAGTTAAGAGATTGTTATGTAGTGTAATATCTTTGCCTTTTAATTCTTGTATCCTCCATATgtaaagagttttgtcactaaaattgaaaaggggGGAGATTGCTAGAGCATTTCTcagtgaacccaccaagcgtttgtatgtcaagttttgttgtcatattttagttcccaGACTCGGAGatgcttgatttgattactacAGTCAACTTTATTATGTTAGACTAGGAACAATATAATGTTGAGACTCGCTCGTGTTACTCCGAAGAACCTGAAGACATATCAGCATCAGCAAACACGTCATCATTCCGTTCGAGGTTATTAACatagacttgacttgttccatttttaTCTAGGTTTCTTTCAAGCCATTTATATTGAAGAAACAACATACGATGTTTGTTTACGTGTCTCTAGtattggtgacttgatcattttagtatGATCAAAATGTCAAGAAAAGATATACTAGTTATTTTATACAATTTAGGTATATGGATTTACGAAGTATAGTTTATCAATTGGACTTCGTAGATTCGACGTAACACTATTTGATAATTCATTATTATTTAATGTATTGAACTTTCTGGTTGCTTCCATACCTATGTTCtcatggtttaaggaagtagacttgcgaaacttgtttcgtaattgaAAATGAGTCAAATGATCTATTATAGGACTGATATCTCAAACAAGGATCTTTACTAGGACCGATCCTAAGGATCTGTAATATGTCCAACCCCTTACCAAGGATCTCTACCAGGATCGGCCCAAAGGATCTCTATTAGGATCGGTCCTATGGATCTATAGAAGAACCGATCCTTTATTAACCAAGTGTATGTTATCGATTTGTATATTACTTTAGGGTTTCAACAGATACCGAAAATGTATTTGGTTCTTATAGGTTGGTtcacaagatgtcgacataatatatttgaacatgtgctgaacTCTTATTACTTGAGGTACAAGTATTTTCCTTGTTATTCAAGGCGAGTTCCCATGACCGAAATATCCTAAATATCTTTTAgatatttgaaattattttttttatatatctcATAGGATAACCTTATCTGAAAAGGAGTGGGTATAAAGTatatcaacatttttttttcgtTTGATAGGAGTATGAACCTATGTAGCACTTTTGACAATCAAAAGATTGGGAAAAGTATAAAACACGCAcatacaagaattttgttaatgaggaaaactgcacctgcaaaaaaaccacgggacctcgtccaactttgaacaccaaactgtattaaaccgctacagacactagcatactatcatatttagactggaatatagttgagaccgaaacATTCCAAGCAATTCAGCTACAATCGTTCTCCTTACatatcttgaacctcacaaggctctacgcaattgattctcttagttgatgtcctttatagcctaagagttgtttcaacctaagttaagacttttgataccaatctgtctctatcagataagcctatttgatccCTTTAGATCGTTTAGATCAAGGCTTGGagatatgtttgcaatagaaaaaTCTAGCAAACTTTACCaatctggaacacttacacttagttagctgagaatcctggattactaaccacctctcaagaaaaa
Above is a genomic segment from Papaver somniferum cultivar HN1 chromosome 10, ASM357369v1, whole genome shotgun sequence containing:
- the LOC113319225 gene encoding uncharacterized protein LOC113319225 isoform X1, whose translation is MGVDGLVLMQLSGTMELLRASLSPVEYIASLFNSEDELKMIEEVVSTFSFEITLCCYACIPRCCNTVQGVNMLVYQSNSHEEVGPSGCMSDYFHACFVGVYKMVHM
- the LOC113319225 gene encoding uncharacterized protein LOC113319225 isoform X2; translation: MGVDGLVLMQLSELLRASLSPVEYIASLFNSEDELKMIEEVVSTFSFEITLCCYACIPRCCNTVQGVNMLVYQSNSHEEVGPSGCMSDYFHACFVGVYKMVHM